A single genomic interval of Pelagerythrobacter marensis harbors:
- a CDS encoding transglutaminase family protein: MRLSIRHRTRYAFAEPVVHALQRLRLTPKATQGQDILAWDMTYENAIPQLEYDDQHFNRVTLIAVEQGVREVVVSCSGIVDTEDNAGVIGRHSGHLPLWSFLAQTPLTRPGEAVRRMLRDLDCAPDAKLDYLHALSRRIRTAVEYRTGTTKVDTTAEEATGAGRGVCQDHAHIFIGAARAAQIPARYVSGYLMMNDRIEQEATHAWAEAHVEGLGWVGFDISNGISPDPRYVRVATGRDYRDAAPITGISFGAVSEDLDVDVEVEQQQVDQQ, encoded by the coding sequence ATGCGCTTGTCGATACGCCATAGAACGCGATACGCCTTTGCCGAACCGGTGGTTCACGCATTGCAGCGCCTGCGGCTGACGCCCAAGGCGACGCAGGGCCAGGACATCCTGGCCTGGGACATGACGTACGAGAATGCCATTCCCCAGCTCGAATACGACGACCAGCATTTCAACCGGGTCACGCTGATCGCTGTCGAGCAGGGCGTGCGCGAAGTCGTGGTCAGCTGCTCGGGCATCGTCGATACCGAAGACAACGCCGGCGTGATCGGCCGCCATTCGGGCCACTTGCCCCTGTGGAGCTTTCTCGCGCAGACGCCGCTCACCCGGCCGGGCGAGGCGGTGCGGCGCATGTTGCGCGACCTCGATTGCGCGCCGGATGCGAAGCTGGATTACCTGCACGCGCTGTCCCGGCGTATCCGCACCGCGGTCGAATACCGCACCGGCACCACCAAAGTCGACACGACGGCCGAGGAAGCGACCGGGGCCGGGCGGGGCGTATGCCAGGACCATGCCCATATATTCATCGGCGCCGCGCGCGCGGCGCAGATCCCCGCGCGCTATGTCAGCGGTTATCTGATGATGAACGACCGGATCGAACAGGAAGCGACCCACGCCTGGGCGGAGGCGCACGTCGAAGGGCTCGGCTGGGTCGGTTTCGACATTTCCAACGGGATCAGCCCCGATCCGCGCTATGTGCGGGTCGCGACCGGCCGCGACTATCGCGATGCCGCGCCGATCACCGGGATCAGCTTCGGTGCCGTGAGCGAGGATCTCGACGTCGACGTCGAAGTGGAACAGCAGCAGGTGGACCAGCAATGA
- a CDS encoding alpha-E domain-containing protein, producing MLGRTAHGLFWMCRYLERAENTARLLEAGFHMALTRDVATAEEEWRSVVEAFGQRAGYEAKHGTYTGHQVWNYLLRDPDNATSVLAMIGAVRTNARAVRNAISGELWEAINESWMEISRLLSRPVPQNSVGEAVQIIRRAGTVVHGAMSGSMLRNEGFHFARAGTFVERADSVARILDMKYYLLLPSLSYVGTTLDTGQWDQVLRSVSGDRAFRWLNAGRIDARGIVEFLVLDDRFPRSLAFCHSALREELAALARMHGREGVSNALMRESATRLSDLTIDEIFERGLHDFLRDFTQANDAIAKGIADDYRFLS from the coding sequence ATGCTAGGCCGAACCGCCCATGGCCTGTTCTGGATGTGCCGCTATCTGGAGCGGGCGGAGAACACCGCGCGCCTGCTCGAGGCCGGCTTCCACATGGCGCTGACCCGCGACGTGGCGACGGCGGAAGAGGAATGGCGCTCGGTCGTCGAGGCGTTCGGGCAACGCGCCGGGTACGAGGCCAAGCATGGCACCTATACCGGCCACCAGGTGTGGAACTATCTGCTGCGCGATCCCGACAACGCCACCAGCGTCCTTGCCATGATCGGCGCGGTTCGCACCAATGCGCGCGCCGTCCGCAATGCGATCAGCGGGGAACTGTGGGAAGCGATCAACGAAAGCTGGATGGAGATTTCGCGCCTGCTTTCGCGGCCCGTGCCCCAGAACAGCGTGGGCGAGGCGGTCCAGATCATCCGCCGCGCGGGCACGGTCGTGCATGGGGCGATGAGCGGGTCGATGCTGCGCAACGAGGGATTTCATTTCGCCCGCGCCGGCACGTTCGTGGAACGGGCGGACAGCGTCGCGCGGATTCTCGACATGAAGTATTACCTGCTTCTGCCCTCGCTGTCCTACGTCGGGACCACGCTCGACACGGGCCAGTGGGACCAGGTCCTGCGCTCCGTTTCGGGCGACCGCGCTTTCCGCTGGCTCAATGCCGGGCGGATCGATGCCCGCGGCATTGTCGAATTCCTCGTGCTCGACGACCGTTTCCCGCGCAGCCTCGCGTTCTGCCATTCCGCGCTGCGCGAAGAGCTGGCGGCGCTGGCGCGCATGCACGGCCGCGAGGGGGTGAGCAATGCGCTGATGCGCGAGAGCGCGACGCGGCTGTCCGATCTCACGATCGACGAGATTTTCGAGCGCGGGCTGCACGATTTCCTGCGCGATTTCACGCAGGCGAACGATGCCATCGCCAAGGGCATTGCCGACGACTACAGGTTCCTGAGCTGA
- a CDS encoding DUF3617 domain-containing protein — translation MRAVIMVVGSALALAACGSEPDEPKTADEVVAAADKLVKPRPGLYRSSAEIVDFDIPGVAPDQAARMREMAAGLQGQERTQCLTQDQADEGFRRIVRGLGEGDDGVSCEFSQFDAQGSDLDAKLTCSGPGDASSDMTIDGTVEAESSRMRMEMRQKSAAIPGGEMRMTMQVVSERVGECP, via the coding sequence ATGCGCGCAGTGATCATGGTTGTGGGAAGCGCGCTGGCGCTGGCGGCTTGCGGGAGCGAGCCCGACGAGCCGAAGACGGCGGACGAAGTCGTCGCGGCGGCAGACAAGCTGGTGAAACCGCGACCGGGCCTCTATCGCAGCAGTGCGGAGATCGTCGATTTCGATATCCCCGGGGTCGCCCCCGATCAGGCGGCGCGGATGCGCGAAATGGCCGCCGGGCTGCAGGGGCAGGAAAGGACCCAGTGCCTCACCCAGGACCAGGCCGACGAAGGCTTCCGCCGTATCGTGCGGGGGCTGGGCGAAGGCGACGACGGCGTTTCGTGCGAATTTTCGCAGTTCGATGCGCAGGGGAGCGATCTGGATGCGAAATTGACCTGCTCCGGCCCCGGCGATGCAAGCTCCGACATGACCATCGACGGCACGGTGGAAGCCGAATCGAGCCGTATGCGCATGGAAATGCGCCAGAAGTCGGCCGCCATACCGGGAGGCGAAATGCGGATGACGATGCAGGTCGTGTCCGAGCGCGTCGGCGAGTGTCCCTGA
- a CDS encoding type II toxin-antitoxin system RelE/ParE family toxin → MVGPEQIVDDPQSVSYKGQAFQLEETQVFSDWLGSLRDRRAKARIVDRLKRASNGNFGDHKSVKGGVFEMRVDVGPGYRVYYFQRGRRLVILLCGGDKGTQRADVAEAKRLKAEIESFDEGNAV, encoded by the coding sequence ATGGTGGGGCCTGAGCAAATCGTTGACGATCCGCAATCTGTCTCTTATAAAGGACAAGCTTTCCAGCTGGAGGAAACACAAGTCTTCTCCGACTGGCTTGGTTCGTTGCGGGACCGCCGGGCGAAGGCACGGATCGTCGACCGGCTGAAGCGCGCGTCGAACGGCAATTTCGGGGATCACAAATCCGTCAAGGGCGGAGTCTTCGAAATGCGGGTCGATGTCGGACCGGGCTATCGGGTGTACTATTTCCAGCGCGGAAGGCGGCTTGTCATCCTGCTTTGCGGGGGTGACAAGGGCACCCAGAGAGCCGATGTCGCGGAAGCGAAGCGGCTCAAGGCCGAGATAGAAAGCTTCGATGAAGGTAACGCCGTTTGA
- a CDS encoding alpha/beta hydrolase yields MTASPVPSSFAQLPSSREELVQRWELASEPVPDAGGRPKLRYLIGELSHLAEPFRRPFRRIDIPRAEHPRTVMLLPGFATHPIRMRYMASLIERAGHKAKRWGLGVNFGPTEDNVCYLERRLVEVHERYDRDVYLVGWSLGGLFAREIAKRHPDRVAKVITMGSPFSGDPRANHAWRVYQFVTGHRVDQPPIETDICEKPPVTTVALWSPRDGIVSPRSARGRNSERDRAVALRCTHMGFTYSPESIHAVLRELDAD; encoded by the coding sequence ATGACCGCTTCGCCCGTCCCTTCCTCGTTCGCGCAACTGCCCAGCTCCCGCGAAGAGCTGGTGCAGCGGTGGGAACTGGCCAGCGAGCCGGTGCCCGATGCCGGCGGCAGGCCGAAGCTGCGCTATCTGATCGGCGAGCTTTCGCACCTCGCCGAACCGTTTCGCCGGCCGTTTCGCCGGATCGACATTCCCCGGGCGGAACACCCCCGCACGGTGATGCTGCTGCCCGGGTTCGCGACCCATCCGATACGCATGCGCTATATGGCGAGCCTGATCGAGCGGGCCGGGCACAAGGCCAAGCGCTGGGGGCTGGGCGTCAATTTCGGGCCGACCGAAGATAATGTCTGCTATCTGGAACGCCGCCTTGTCGAAGTCCACGAACGTTACGACCGCGATGTCTATCTCGTCGGCTGGAGCCTGGGCGGCCTGTTCGCGCGTGAGATCGCCAAGCGTCATCCCGACCGCGTGGCCAAGGTGATCACCATGGGTTCGCCGTTCTCGGGCGATCCGCGCGCGAACCATGCCTGGCGGGTGTACCAGTTCGTGACCGGCCACCGGGTCGACCAGCCTCCCATCGAAACCGACATCTGCGAAAAACCGCCGGTCACCACGGTTGCGCTGTGGAGCCCGCGCGACGGAATCGTCAGCCCGCGCAGCGCCCGCGGGCGCAACAGCGAACGCGACCGGGCGGTCGCGCTGCGCTGCACCCACATGGGTTTCACCTATTCGCCCGAATCGATCCATGCGGTGCTGCGGGAACTCGACGCCGACTAA
- the uvrB gene encoding excinuclease ABC subunit UvrB, whose amino-acid sequence MAELVIRRGLEEPDTSDSFTPHKPQRPEKSMGGRKFELVSDYRPAGDQPSAIRELTAAANEGERTQVLLGVTGSGKTFTMAKVIEELQRPALVLAPNKILAAQLYGEFKSFFPNNAVEYFVSYYDYYQPEAYVPRSDTYIEKESSVNEAIDRMRHSATRALLERDDVVIVASVSCLYGIGSVETYSAMIFDIKKGETVDQREIIRKLVALQYKRNDAAFARGNFRVRGDSLEIFPSHYEDMAWRVSFFDDEIEEISEFDPLTGSRGTRLDKVRVYANSHYVTPGPTMKQASEAIRFELQERLKELHAEGRLLEAQRLEQRTNFDLEMIAATGSCAGIENYSRFLTGRLPGEPPPTLFEYLPDNALLFVDESHQTIPQIGAMARGDHRRKLTLAEYGFRLPSCIDNRPLRFNEWDAMRPQTIAVSATPGGWEMEQTGGVFAEQVIRPTGLIDPPVEIRPVEDQVQDCIAEAKATAEKGYRTLVTTLTKRMAEDLTEFMHEQGVKVRYMHSDVETLERIELIRDLRLGVYDVLVGINLLREGLDIPECGLVAILDADKEGFLRSETSLIQTIGRAARNVDGRVILYADRVTGSMERAMAETERRREKQRAYNAEHGITPQTIRREIADIVAHTAARDGVTVDLEAEDGRNNLVGHNLRAYIEDLEKRMREAAANLEFEEAGRLRDEIRRLEKDELGLPDDEKKAPLVGRSNEGKPGTRKLRYGKTQRKWGR is encoded by the coding sequence ATGGCCGAACTCGTCATCCGCCGGGGTCTCGAAGAACCCGACACGTCCGATAGCTTCACCCCGCACAAGCCGCAGCGGCCCGAAAAAAGCATGGGCGGGCGCAAGTTCGAACTCGTTTCGGACTATCGGCCCGCGGGCGACCAGCCGAGCGCCATCCGCGAACTGACGGCCGCCGCCAACGAAGGCGAGCGAACCCAGGTCCTGCTGGGCGTGACCGGTTCGGGCAAGACCTTCACGATGGCCAAAGTGATCGAGGAGCTTCAGCGCCCCGCGCTGGTGCTGGCCCCGAACAAGATCCTCGCCGCGCAGCTCTACGGCGAATTCAAGAGCTTCTTCCCGAACAACGCGGTCGAGTATTTCGTCAGCTACTACGACTATTACCAGCCCGAGGCCTATGTCCCCCGGTCCGACACCTATATCGAGAAGGAAAGCTCGGTAAACGAAGCGATCGACCGGATGCGCCACAGCGCCACGCGCGCCCTGCTCGAACGCGACGACGTGGTGATCGTCGCATCGGTATCCTGCCTCTACGGCATCGGCTCGGTCGAGACTTATTCGGCGATGATCTTCGACATCAAGAAGGGCGAGACGGTCGACCAGCGCGAGATCATCCGCAAGCTCGTGGCGCTGCAGTACAAGCGCAACGATGCCGCCTTCGCGCGCGGCAATTTCCGCGTTCGGGGGGACAGCCTGGAGATTTTCCCCAGCCACTACGAAGACATGGCCTGGCGGGTGAGCTTCTTCGACGACGAGATCGAGGAGATCAGCGAGTTCGATCCGCTGACCGGCAGCAGGGGCACCCGGCTCGACAAGGTGCGGGTCTACGCCAATTCGCACTACGTCACGCCCGGCCCGACGATGAAGCAGGCGAGCGAGGCGATCCGGTTCGAACTGCAGGAAAGGCTCAAGGAGCTTCATGCCGAAGGCCGCCTGCTCGAAGCGCAGCGGCTGGAGCAGCGGACCAACTTCGACCTGGAGATGATCGCCGCCACCGGCAGCTGCGCGGGGATCGAGAACTACAGCCGCTTCCTCACCGGCCGCCTGCCGGGCGAGCCGCCGCCAACGCTGTTCGAATACCTGCCCGACAACGCGCTGCTCTTCGTCGACGAGAGCCACCAGACGATTCCGCAGATCGGCGCGATGGCGCGGGGCGACCATCGGCGCAAGCTGACGCTGGCCGAATACGGTTTCCGCCTGCCGAGTTGCATCGACAACCGCCCCTTGCGCTTCAACGAATGGGACGCGATGCGGCCGCAGACGATCGCCGTTTCGGCGACCCCCGGCGGATGGGAGATGGAGCAGACCGGCGGCGTCTTCGCCGAACAGGTCATTCGCCCGACCGGCCTGATCGACCCGCCGGTGGAAATCCGCCCGGTCGAGGACCAGGTGCAGGATTGCATCGCGGAGGCCAAGGCGACCGCGGAAAAAGGCTATCGCACGCTGGTGACCACGCTGACCAAGCGCATGGCCGAGGACCTGACCGAATTCATGCACGAACAGGGCGTCAAGGTCCGCTACATGCATTCGGACGTCGAAACCCTCGAGCGGATCGAGCTGATCCGCGACTTGCGCCTTGGCGTCTACGACGTGCTGGTCGGGATCAACCTGCTGCGCGAAGGGCTCGACATTCCCGAATGCGGGCTGGTGGCGATTCTCGATGCCGACAAGGAAGGCTTCCTGCGCTCGGAAACCTCGCTGATCCAGACCATCGGCCGCGCCGCGCGCAACGTCGACGGGCGCGTGATCCTCTATGCCGATCGCGTGACCGGTTCGATGGAGCGCGCGATGGCGGAAACCGAGCGCCGGCGCGAAAAGCAGCGCGCCTACAACGCGGAGCACGGCATCACCCCGCAGACCATCCGGCGCGAGATCGCCGACATCGTCGCGCATACGGCTGCTCGGGACGGCGTAACGGTGGATCTGGAGGCCGAGGACGGGCGCAACAACCTCGTCGGCCACAATCTGCGCGCCTATATCGAAGACCTCGAGAAACGCATGCGCGAGGCCGCCGCCAATCTCGAGTTCGAGGAAGCCGGCCGCCTGCGCGACGAAATCCGCCGCCTCGAAAAGGACGAACTCGGCCTGCCCGACGACGAGAAGAAGGCACCGCTCGTCGGCCGCAGCAACGAGGGCAAGCCCGGAACGCGCAAGCTGCGATATGGCAAGACGCAGCGGAAGTGGGGGCGGTAG
- a CDS encoding circularly permuted type 2 ATP-grasp protein, with product MYEADATFDEMRAADGSVRPAYRDYRNWYDDQQSNFLMRKHRDAETAFRRTGITFNVYGENEAEERLIPFDMVPRIITASEWRRLTRGIEQRVSAINAFIHDLYHRQEIVRAGRIPERLLRDNAAWLPHMVGFTPPGGVYTHIVGIDLVRTGPNDFYVLEDNARTPSGVSYMLQNRETMMAMFPELFTRIPVSQVSDYPRRLAKSLAACAPAGTTGKPIVAVLTPGIYNSAYFEHAFLADQMGAELVEGSDLRVADGRVAMRTTRGYEPVDVLYRRVDDDFLDPLTFNPDSVLGVPGIMDVYRAGGITIANAPGTGVADDKAIYSFMPEIVEFYTGEKPLLPNVETWRCADADSLAYVLDNLAELVVKEVHGSGGYGMLIGPAASKRELAAFRRKLKARPENYIAQPTLSLSTCPIFTRRGLAPRHVDLRPFVLVSPEGIEIVPGGLSRVAMRKGSLVVNSSQGGGTKDTWVLKD from the coding sequence ATGTACGAGGCGGACGCGACATTCGACGAGATGCGGGCCGCCGACGGTTCGGTTCGTCCGGCCTACCGCGACTACCGCAACTGGTACGACGACCAGCAGTCGAATTTCCTGATGCGCAAGCATCGCGACGCCGAAACCGCCTTCCGCCGCACCGGCATCACCTTCAACGTCTACGGCGAGAACGAGGCCGAGGAACGGCTGATCCCGTTCGACATGGTCCCCAGGATCATCACCGCCAGCGAGTGGCGCCGCCTGACGCGCGGGATCGAGCAGCGGGTGAGCGCGATCAATGCCTTCATCCACGATCTCTACCACCGGCAGGAAATCGTGAGGGCCGGAAGAATTCCCGAGCGGCTGCTGCGCGACAACGCGGCCTGGTTGCCGCATATGGTCGGCTTCACTCCGCCCGGAGGCGTCTACACCCATATCGTCGGCATCGATCTGGTGCGCACCGGCCCGAACGATTTCTACGTCCTCGAAGACAATGCGCGCACGCCCTCGGGCGTCAGTTACATGCTCCAGAATCGCGAGACGATGATGGCCATGTTCCCCGAACTGTTCACGCGCATTCCGGTCAGCCAGGTGTCCGACTATCCGCGCCGGCTGGCCAAGAGCCTGGCAGCCTGCGCCCCGGCGGGGACGACGGGCAAGCCGATCGTCGCGGTGCTCACGCCCGGCATCTACAACAGCGCCTATTTCGAACACGCCTTCCTCGCCGATCAAATGGGGGCGGAACTGGTCGAGGGCAGCGATCTGCGCGTCGCCGACGGGCGGGTGGCGATGCGCACCACGCGCGGATACGAGCCGGTCGACGTGCTGTATCGGCGGGTCGACGACGATTTCCTCGATCCGCTCACCTTCAACCCCGATTCGGTGCTCGGCGTCCCCGGGATCATGGATGTCTATCGCGCAGGAGGGATAACGATCGCGAACGCCCCGGGGACGGGGGTGGCGGACGACAAGGCGATCTACAGCTTCATGCCCGAGATCGTCGAGTTCTATACCGGCGAGAAGCCGCTGCTGCCCAATGTCGAGACCTGGCGCTGCGCCGATGCCGACAGCCTGGCCTACGTTCTCGACAATCTTGCCGAACTGGTGGTGAAGGAAGTGCACGGATCGGGCGGATACGGAATGCTGATCGGCCCCGCCGCGTCGAAGCGGGAACTGGCCGCGTTTCGCCGCAAGCTCAAGGCGCGGCCCGAAAACTACATTGCCCAGCCGACGCTGTCGCTTTCGACCTGCCCGATCTTCACCCGCCGCGGGCTGGCCCCGCGCCATGTCGACTTGCGCCCGTTCGTGCTGGTGTCGCCCGAGGGGATCGAGATCGTCCCGGGCGGGCTCAGCCGGGTGGCGATGCGCAAGGGCTCGCTGGTGGTCAATTCGAGCCAGGGCGGCGGCACGAAAGATACCTGGGTGCTGAAAGACTGA
- a CDS encoding addiction module antidote protein has protein sequence MKVTPFDPANYLETEEDILYYLEAAMEGNDPKHIASALGDVARSKGMSEIAAKAGVGRQALYNALSENGNPTLETLTSVLSALGLQLSVHRRAA, from the coding sequence ATGAAGGTAACGCCGTTTGATCCCGCCAACTATCTCGAGACGGAGGAAGATATCCTCTATTACCTCGAGGCGGCGATGGAAGGAAACGATCCGAAGCACATAGCCAGTGCCTTGGGCGATGTTGCACGCTCGAAGGGGATGAGCGAAATCGCCGCAAAGGCCGGGGTGGGCCGGCAAGCCCTCTACAACGCCTTATCGGAAAACGGCAATCCGACTCTGGAGACTCTCACGTCGGTGTTGTCGGCACTTGGTTTGCAGCTATCGGTTCACAGGCGAGCCGCGTAA
- a CDS encoding proteasome-type protease produces MTYCVGMVLDRGLVLMSDTRTNSGVDNISVFRKMFHWRVPGERMLAVMTAGNLATTQAVISQLEERTKAPGERHNSLLEAPSMFQVATEIGRLLRATIEERQLANGERGRGRFTASIILAGQIAGMEPRLFLIYPEGNFIEASFDTPFFQIGETKYGRPILIRGYDRAMSFEDAVKLLTVSFDSTLKANLSVGLPLDLMVIARDGFEPTHTRRITHDDPYFQAISSSWGDALRSAFHSLPDYSFYFGDGDGD; encoded by the coding sequence ATGACGTATTGCGTGGGCATGGTGCTCGACAGGGGCCTGGTCCTGATGAGCGACACCCGGACCAATTCGGGCGTCGACAACATTTCCGTGTTCCGCAAGATGTTCCATTGGCGGGTGCCGGGCGAACGCATGCTGGCGGTCATGACGGCGGGCAATCTCGCCACCACGCAGGCGGTGATAAGCCAGCTCGAAGAACGGACCAAGGCGCCCGGCGAGCGGCACAATTCGCTGCTCGAAGCGCCGAGCATGTTCCAGGTCGCGACCGAGATAGGGCGCCTGCTGCGCGCGACGATCGAGGAACGCCAGCTCGCCAATGGCGAGCGCGGGCGCGGGCGCTTCACCGCCTCGATCATCCTCGCCGGGCAGATCGCGGGGATGGAGCCGCGCCTGTTCCTGATCTATCCCGAAGGCAACTTCATCGAAGCCAGTTTCGACACCCCCTTCTTCCAGATCGGCGAGACGAAATACGGCCGCCCGATCCTGATCCGCGGCTATGACCGGGCGATGAGCTTCGAGGACGCGGTCAAGCTGTTGACCGTTTCGTTCGATTCGACGCTCAAGGCCAATCTCTCGGTGGGGTTGCCGCTCGACCTCATGGTCATCGCGCGCGACGGTTTCGAACCGACGCATACGCGGCGGATCACCCACGACGATCCCTATTTCCAGGCGATTTCGTCGAGCTGGGGCGACGCGCTGCGCAGCGCATTCCACTCGCTGCCCGACTACAGCTTCTACTTCGGCGATGGCGACGGGGACTGA
- a CDS encoding S10 family peptidase encodes MIPRIVMALAAVALPVSAIAEDEPKPTAPAASYEPNSASRTFTGTFGGRSLRYTATVEEQVLKGDDGTPKAAIVTTAYVAEPRDPSRPVTFLFNGGPGSGSVWLQMGAFGPQRVAIPSDARDDGAPPFPIVPNPDSILDVTDLVFIDPVGTGFSHTIGDTKGEEYWGVTKDAKSVAAVIRKWISENGRWNSPKFLGGESYGTTRSAAVVHELEGGYNDVSLNGVILISTVLDFGAGAETEGAELGYITTLPTMAATALYHGKATAPSVEQFVEEARRFAIGPYAAFLLKGQNASASERAAVRAELARFTGLSEQYLEQADLRVTSGRFYKELLRDRGLTVGRLDSRYTGIDYDNAGETPDNDPSFYGIDGGYAAAINHFMRDTIGYRTEREYVTIGNVGPWDWRLPGGRDTNAYLNVAPYLGKAMRENADMRILVAQGWYDFATPFFAAEYALTRTGFPQDRIEWRYYDSGHMMYVRDEDRRKLSDDVRAFIRAR; translated from the coding sequence ATGATTCCCCGTATAGTTATGGCGCTCGCCGCCGTCGCACTTCCCGTTTCCGCGATCGCCGAGGACGAGCCCAAGCCAACAGCTCCGGCTGCTTCCTACGAACCCAATTCCGCTTCCAGGACCTTCACCGGCACGTTCGGCGGGCGCAGTCTGCGTTATACCGCAACGGTGGAGGAACAGGTGCTGAAAGGCGACGACGGCACGCCCAAGGCGGCGATCGTGACAACCGCCTATGTCGCCGAACCGCGCGACCCCTCGCGCCCGGTGACGTTCCTGTTCAACGGCGGGCCGGGTTCCGGTTCGGTCTGGCTGCAGATGGGCGCTTTCGGCCCGCAACGGGTCGCCATTCCGTCCGACGCGCGCGACGACGGTGCGCCGCCTTTTCCCATCGTTCCCAACCCGGACTCGATCCTCGACGTCACCGACCTCGTCTTCATCGACCCGGTCGGCACCGGGTTCAGTCATACGATCGGCGACACCAAGGGCGAGGAATACTGGGGCGTCACCAAGGACGCCAAATCGGTCGCGGCGGTCATCCGCAAGTGGATCAGCGAGAACGGCCGCTGGAACAGCCCCAAGTTCCTCGGCGGCGAAAGCTATGGCACGACCCGCTCCGCCGCTGTCGTGCACGAGCTGGAAGGCGGATACAACGACGTGTCGCTGAACGGCGTGATCCTGATTTCGACCGTGCTCGATTTCGGTGCCGGAGCAGAAACCGAAGGGGCGGAGCTGGGCTATATCACCACCCTGCCGACTATGGCGGCCACCGCGCTCTATCACGGCAAGGCTACGGCGCCTTCGGTCGAACAATTCGTGGAGGAAGCGCGTCGGTTCGCGATCGGCCCCTACGCCGCTTTCCTGCTGAAAGGGCAGAATGCGAGCGCCAGCGAGCGCGCCGCGGTGCGGGCCGAACTGGCTCGCTTTACCGGCTTGTCGGAACAGTATCTCGAGCAAGCCGATCTTCGGGTGACCTCGGGGCGATTCTACAAGGAGCTGCTGCGCGACCGCGGGCTGACCGTGGGCCGGCTCGACAGCCGTTATACCGGCATCGATTACGACAATGCCGGCGAAACGCCCGACAACGATCCCAGCTTCTACGGGATCGACGGCGGTTACGCCGCTGCCATCAACCACTTCATGCGCGATACGATCGGTTATCGCACCGAGCGCGAGTACGTCACCATCGGCAATGTCGGACCGTGGGATTGGCGGCTCCCCGGCGGACGCGACACCAATGCCTACCTCAACGTCGCCCCCTACCTCGGCAAGGCCATGCGCGAAAACGCCGATATGCGGATCCTCGTCGCCCAGGGCTGGTACGATTTCGCCACGCCGTTCTTCGCTGCCGAATATGCCCTGACCCGCACCGGCTTTCCGCAGGATCGGATCGAATGGCGGTATTACGATTCGGGCCACATGATGTACGTCCGCGACGAGGATCGCCGGAAGTTGTCAGACGATGTCCGCGCCTTCATCCGCGCGCGCTGA